The Alosa sapidissima isolate fAloSap1 chromosome 8, fAloSap1.pri, whole genome shotgun sequence genome contains a region encoding:
- the LOC121715634 gene encoding taste receptor type 2 member 40-like yields MASGSDVSELAMMSMPLWAGVPLNIYNLLLTLLQLWRSRKAPVVNAVVCSISLSNVLLSLSCFLLMLLVSTSTMATRDGQMNPIFSAVLFLWLASCCVSFWSIAWLNVFYCVKVVSFSMECFGALKRNISSLVGAALLLTFVVSCLLLSPFLTLRLVIYRLNGTHATNASGPQNASYSAVIDFAPWINTTLYTATFICLLCPLPLMVMLPTSLRLVVHLCQHTLALRKNQTQCQSSASYLQVCKLTVSLVGVYITTLLIVSFFFISHLQGDKISYHIIMVGCTFYCMSTAGLLTASNRHLKDRLRCGPCWKDPSEPASKGQSRETVLT; encoded by the coding sequence ATGGCATCGGGTTCGGACGTCTCAGAGTTGGCCATGATGTCCATGCCGTTGTGGGCAGGGGTGCCGCTGAACATCTACAATCTGCTGCTGACGCTGCTGCAGCTGTGGCGCAGTCGGAAGGCTCCGGTGGTCAACGCTGTGGTCTGCTCCATCTCGCTCAGCAATGTGCTGCTGAGCCTCTCCTGCTTCCTGCTCATGCTGCTGGTGTCCACCAGCACCATGGCCACCAGAGACGGCCAGATGAACCCCATCTTCAGCGCTGTGCTCTTTCTCTGGCTGGCCAGCTGCTGCGTGAGCTTCTGGTCCATCGCCTGGCTGAACGTGTTTTACTGTGTGAAGGTGGTCAGCTTCTCCATGGAGTGTTTCGGGGCACTGAAGAGGAACATCTCCTCTCTCGTCGGCGCCGCCCTCCTGCTCACCTTCGTTGTCTCTTGCCTCTTGCTCAGCCCCTTTCTGACTCTGCGCCTCGTCATCTACCGGCTGAATGGAACCCATGCCACCAATGCCAGCGGTCCGCAGAATGCCAGTTACTCTGCTGTTATAGACTTTGCCCCCTGGATCAACACGACTCTCTACACCGCCACCTTCATCTGCCTGCTCTGCCCGCTGCCCCTCATGGTGATGCTGCCCACGTCGCTGCGCCTGGTGGTGCACCTGTGCCAGCACACGCTCGCCCTCCGCAAGAATCAGACCCAGTGCCAGAGCTCAGCCTCCTACCTGCAGGTTTGCAAGCTCACCGTGTCTCTGGTGGGTGTCTACATCACCACGCTCCTCATCGTGTCCTTCTTCTTCATCTCCCACCTCCAGGGGGACAAGATCTCCTATCACATCATCATGGTGGGGTGCACCTTCTACTGCATGAGCACCGCAGGGCTGCTGACCGCTTCCAACAGGCATCTGAAGGACAGACTACGCTGTGGGCCCTGTTGGAAGGACCCTTCAGAACCAGCCAGCAAAGGCCAGAGCAGGGAAACTGTTTTAACATGA
- the gstt1a gene encoding glutathione S-transferase theta-1a, with amino-acid sequence MGLPEGQTLQLDTMTVELFLDLHSQPCRAVYLFAKKANIPFEYKKVDLASGEQYGEEFGQISMVRKVPVLKDGDFILTESIAILMYLAEKFSTPDHWYPAEPQKRARVNEYLSWQHKAIRESGSKIFWFRAMVPLLTGAPVDQERMDSAVEDLTSSLTIFEEKFLQKRSFILGQDISLADLVAIVELMQPVGTGLDVFEGRPLLGEWRDRVKKELGESLFDEAHHVIMNAHTLPQELEDKGMLEFLKPRLKKLFN; translated from the exons ATGGGCCTTCCTGAGGGGCAGACATTGCAGTTGGACACCATGACTGTGGAACTGTTCCTCGACCTTCATTCGCAGCCTTGCCGAGCAGTCTACCTCTTTGCCAAGAAAGCCAACATTCCATTTGAATACAAGAAGGTGGATTTGGCCTCAG GTGAGCAGTATGGAGAAGAGTTTGGCCAGATCAGCATGGTGCGCAAGGTTCCTGTGCTGAAGGATGGAGACTTCATCCTCACTGAGAG CATAGCCATCCTGATGTATCTGGCTGAGAAGTTCAGCACACCTGATCACTGGTACCCTGCAGAGCCACAGAAGAGAGCTCGGGTAAACGAGTATCTGTCCTGGCAGCACAAGGCTATCCGGGAGAGTGGCTCAAAGATCTTCTGGTTCAGG GCAATGGTGCCCCTGCTCACAGGAGCCCCTGTGGACCAGGAGAGGATGGACTCAGCGGTGGAGGATCTGACCAGCTCGCTGACCATATTTGAAGAGAAGTTCCTCCAGAAGAGGTCCTTCATCCTAGGGCAGGATATTTCCCTGGCTGACCTGGTTGCTATCGTGGAACTGATGCAG ccgGTTGGCACAGGCTTAGACGTGTTTGAGGGGCGCCCCCTGCTGGGTGAGTGGAGAGACAGGGTGAAGAAGGAGCTTGGGGAGTCTCTGTTCGACGAAGCCCATCACGTCATCATGAATGCTCACACCCTGCCACAGGAACTGGAGGACAAAGGCATGCTGGAGTTCCTCAAGCCCAGGCTGAAGAAGCTCTTCAACTGA